The proteins below come from a single Xyrauchen texanus isolate HMW12.3.18 chromosome 3, RBS_HiC_50CHRs, whole genome shotgun sequence genomic window:
- the riok2 gene encoding serine/threonine-protein kinase RIO2, translating to MGKLNVVILRYLSRDDFRVLTAVEMGMKNHEIVPVSLISSIASLKHGGCNKVLRELVKHKLLAYERSKTVQGYRLNNGGYDYLALKTLSSRDVILSVGNQMGVGKESDIYIVANAEGEQFALKLHRLGRTSFRNLKIKRDYHKHRRNMSWLYLSRLSAMKEFAYMKALYDQGFPVPKPVDYNRHAVVMELINGYPLCQVREILDPAALYSEIMELIVKLANHGLIHGDFNEFNLMLDDSDHVTMIDFPQMVSTSHLNAEWYFDRDVKCIRDFFCKRYNYESELYPTFKDIRRSCSLDVEISASGYTKELQQDDCLLHPEGPEGEESLSGDEDNDDMPESADETVQATSVDTISMEEFKHAMLELEGLTISKETPSEENDVEEYEGVECENEIPSEDIHNETVSEVSKDLGRDKDDEKEDECPDLVDLSTCNKEFRPFRDQVSLEKEQRRRTTSEMTIGSVGSCSTIPPDVIRQKVRRQLTKQQKAAQRQRLQKGEANLVTKERRENQINIKSSLDAAQFWG from the exons ATGGGTAAATTAAACGTCGTTATCCTGCGTTATCTTTCCAGAGATGACTTTAGGGTCCTGACAGCG GTGGAAATGGGCATGAAGAATCACGAAATCGTCCCTGTTAGTCTCATTTCATCCATTGCCAGTCTGAAACATGGAGGGTGTAACAAAGTTTTGAGAGAGCTGGTCAAACATAAACTGCTGGCGTATGAACGCAGTAAAA CTGTGCAAGGATATCGCCTAAATAACGGTGGCTATGATTACCTGGCACTAAAGACACTTTCATCCAGAGATGTTATTCTGTCTGTTGGTAACCAAATGGGAGTTGGCAAAGAGTCAG ATATTTACATTGTTGCAAATGCTGAGGGGGAACAGTTTGCcctgaaacttcacagactggGCCGGACATCCTTCAGAAACCTCAAGATCAAGAGAGATTACCACAAACATAGGCGCAATATGTCCTGGCTGTACCTGTCTCGGCTCTCTGCCATGAAAGAGTTTGCATACATGAAG GCATTATATGATCAAGGATTTCCTGTTCCAAAGCCAGTGGACTACAACAGACACGCAGTGGTTATGGAGCTCATTAATGGTTACCCTCT ATGTCAGGTTCGAGAGATTCTAGACCCTGCTGCACTGTACAGTGAAATTATGGAGCTGATAGTCAAACTTGCCAATCATGGCTTGATTCACGGAGACTTCAATGAATTTAACCTCATGCTTGATGACAGTGACCATGTCACAATGATTGACTTCCCTCAGATGGTCTCCACCTCACATCTAAATGCAGAATG GTACTTTGATCGGGATGTCAAGTGTATTCGAGATTTCTTCTGCAAAAGATACAATTATGAAAGTGAACTCTATCCAACATTCAAAGACATAAg GAGATCATGTTCTCTGGATGTGGAGATCTCAGCCAGTGGCTACACCAAAGAGCTGCAGCAGGATGACTGTTTGCTCCACCCTGAAGGTCCAGAGGGTGAGGAGAGTCTCAGTGGAGATGAAGATAATGACGACATGCCTGAGTCAGCAGATGAAACAGTTCAGGCAACCTCAGTGGACACTATCAGCATGGAGGAGTTTAAACATGCAATGCTAGAGTTGGAAGGTCTGACAATTAGTAAGGAGACCCCATCAGAAGAGAACGATGTAGAGGAATATGAGGGAGTTGAATGTGAAAACGAGATCCCTTCAGAGGACATTCACAACGAAACAGTTTCTGAAGTTTCCAAGGACTTGGGTAGGGACAAGGATGATGAAAAAGAGGATGAGTGTCCTGATTTGGTTGACCTGTCCACATGCAACAAAGAGTTCAGGCCTTTCAG AGATCAAGTTAGCCTTGAGaaagagcagaggaggagaacaaCTAGTGAAATGACCATTGGAAGTGTTGGCAGTTGTTCCACTATTCCACCT GATGTCATCAGGCAGAAAGTGAGGAGACAGCTCACCAAACAGCAGAAGGCTGCTCAGAGACAACGTTTGCAGAAGGGTGAGGCCAACCTGGTGACCAAGGAGAGGcgagaaaatcaaatcaacatCAAAAGCAGTTTGGATGCAGCTCAATTCTGGGGCTGA